In Arachis hypogaea cultivar Tifrunner chromosome 17, arahy.Tifrunner.gnm2.J5K5, whole genome shotgun sequence, a single window of DNA contains:
- the LOC112763205 gene encoding uncharacterized protein has translation MAPYKALYGWKCQSPLCWYEADEASVLGPDLVAETTEKIKKIRARILTTQSRQKSYADQRRKSLEFEVGEHVFLRVTPTTGIGRAIKIKKLNPRYIGPFEILRRFGPVAYQVALPPHLSNLHDVFHVLQLCKYTSDAAHVLEPETVELRENLTFQVTPVRIDDTSVKKLRGKEVSLVKVAWKWAGVKEHTWELESEMRKDYPELFSGNH, from the coding sequence atggctccgtatAAGGCCTTGTATGGATGGAAGTgccaatctccactatgttggtatgaagccgaTGAAGCAAGTGTTTTGGGTCCTGATTTGGtagcagagactactgagaaGATTAAGAAGATTCGAGCAAGGATTCTAACTACACAGAGCCGACAGAAAAGTTATGCGGATCAGAGAAGAAAATCGTTGGAATTTGAAGTAGGAGAGCATGTATTTCTGAGGGTTACTCCAACAACTGGGATTGGAAGAGCAATCAAGATAAAAAAGTTGAATCCGAGGTATATAGGACCATTTGAGATTCTAAGGCGATTCGGGCCAGTGGCATATCAAGTAGCTTTGCCACCTCACttgtctaacttgcatgacgtattccatGTTTTACAACTCTGTAAATACACGTcggatgcggctcatgtgttAGAGCCCGAGACGGTCGAGTTGAGGGAGAACTTGACATTTCAAGTCACGCCGGTGCGTATTGACGACACTAGTGTGAAGAAACTACGAGGAAAGGAAGTTTCATTAGTTAAAGTTGCTTGGAAGTGGGCAGGAGTTAAAGAGCATACTTGGGAATTAGAGTCCGAGATGCGGAAGGATTATCCCGAGCTATTCTCAGGTAATCactaa